In a single window of the Bacillus clarus genome:
- a CDS encoding helix-turn-helix domain-containing protein, translating to MIHYRLGQTVLSYRKKNNMTIREFADYAGISTSLISQIERGHANPSLNVLELIAKALNVPLFTLFINDIDTDALISRKKDRKKVYRENNDHIVYDVLTPDFMKARIELLMMDLNGHANTTESHYSREDKEEIAVVMKGQTYVELEGKEYFLEEGDVVRIPPNVKHRFLNKSDETNHILFVLTPSLV from the coding sequence ATGATTCATTATCGGCTGGGTCAAACTGTATTAAGTTACCGTAAGAAAAATAATATGACAATTCGTGAGTTTGCTGATTATGCAGGAATTAGTACTTCACTTATTAGTCAAATTGAAAGAGGGCATGCGAATCCTTCTTTGAATGTATTGGAATTAATTGCGAAAGCATTAAATGTACCGTTATTTACACTTTTTATTAACGATATTGATACAGATGCGCTCATTTCTAGAAAAAAAGATCGTAAGAAAGTGTATCGTGAAAATAACGATCATATCGTTTATGACGTATTAACTCCAGATTTTATGAAAGCTCGTATCGAATTGTTAATGATGGATTTAAATGGACATGCAAATACGACAGAAAGTCACTATTCTCGCGAAGATAAAGAAGAGATTGCTGTTGTCATGAAAGGACAAACATATGTTGAATTAGAAGGGAAAGAGTATTTCTTAGAGGAAGGAGATGTTGTACGTATTCCACCGAATGTGAAACATCGCTTTTTGAACAAAAGTGATGAAACGAATCATATTTTATTTGTGTTAACTCCGTCGTTAGTTTAA
- a CDS encoding DMT family transporter: protein MKSPILSYFILFFGVFALSTSAIFVKLADTPATITAFYRLFFATIMLLPFLIFNKNNRNELHSLAKKQWGFGLLSGLFLATHYVLWFESLQYTSVASSTVIVTLQPLFSMIGGYFLFKERFTKGAIIGCLIAISGSIVIGWQDFQISGEALFGDILAFIAAGVITAYFFISQHIRKDLSLIPYSVISYGSSSFVLGIFAYTQQSSFFSYSVQTWWSFIGLAFIATILGQTIFNWLLKWMSTTVISMSILGETIGTCVLAYFILNETISLQQGAGILLIFIGLTLFLLQPKLPSRNQ, encoded by the coding sequence TTGAAATCACCTATTCTTTCATATTTCATCTTATTTTTCGGTGTATTCGCCTTATCAACTTCAGCAATCTTTGTAAAATTAGCGGATACCCCTGCGACAATCACCGCATTTTACCGACTATTTTTTGCAACGATAATGCTTTTACCATTTCTAATATTCAATAAGAATAATCGAAACGAATTACACTCACTAGCAAAAAAACAATGGGGATTCGGACTATTATCCGGACTTTTTCTAGCAACACATTATGTACTATGGTTTGAATCATTACAATATACTTCTGTAGCAAGTTCTACAGTTATCGTTACATTGCAACCTTTATTTTCAATGATTGGTGGCTATTTTTTATTTAAAGAAAGGTTTACTAAAGGAGCAATTATAGGTTGCCTCATTGCAATTTCGGGAAGTATCGTTATTGGATGGCAAGATTTCCAAATTAGTGGCGAAGCTTTATTTGGGGATATTTTAGCTTTTATTGCAGCCGGAGTCATTACAGCTTATTTTTTCATTAGTCAACACATTCGCAAAGATTTATCTCTTATACCATATTCGGTAATTAGTTATGGCAGTAGTTCGTTCGTTCTCGGTATATTTGCTTACACTCAGCAGTCATCTTTCTTCAGTTACTCTGTACAAACATGGTGGTCCTTTATCGGTTTAGCATTCATTGCAACAATTTTAGGACAAACAATTTTCAATTGGTTATTAAAATGGATGAGTACTACAGTTATTTCAATGAGTATATTAGGAGAAACGATTGGAACATGTGTATTAGCGTATTTCATTTTGAATGAAACGATTTCCTTACAACAAGGAGCAGGAATTTTACTTATTTTTATTGGCTTAACCTTATTCTTATTACAACCAAAGCTACCGAGTCGTAATCAATAA